CTGTTGCTCAGGATCTCAACATTGGAAAGCTGTTGTATGACATGGAATGAATGCGAGATCTGTGGCATGGTTAGAGGTTGGATTCCAACATGAGTTCTCCCCCGTTAGTCATTGCCTGCTCACTGAGTTCCTCCTGGATTGCTGGAAGAGAAGTTTTCGCTGTCAGTGGTGTTTCAGTCTTGAAAAGCGACTCCATTTTGATCTGGGTGTTAATATAGAGAGACTTCTGAAAGGACTCCAAAGTGAAATAATAGATGAATGGGTCAAAGCAGCAATTGAGTGTTGCAATGCACAGTGTAATGGGGTACATCGTTTTGGCAAACCTCTCCAGGGAGCAGTTGGTTATGGCTTGGGAGCGGACCAGAGCATACAGGaagagaatagagttgtatggcACAAAACATACAATGAAAATGGCCACATGCACAATGATCATCTTCAACACTTTTTCTTTGTTGGTTCCAATCTGGGAGAGTGTTGCAGGTTTTCGGAGGGTTCTCAGTACCAAGGAAGAGCATGTGAGATTCAGGAGCAAAGGAATGATGAAGCCTACCACTTCAATGAATATCGTAATCTTGGACAAATAGGTCTTCCAGATGCGCTTGGAAAACCCCTCAAAGCAGGTTGTTGTGGAGTTGGAGACATTGGTTGTGGAGAACAAAGAGGCAGATATCCCACCACTGAGGACCAGTATCCACACTCCTGCACACACGATGGCAGAGTTTCTTCTTGTCCGGATAGTACGAGAGCGGAAAGGATAGACAATAGCAAGGAATCTGTCAACACTGATGCAAGTGAGGAAGAGCATGCTTCCATAGATATTGGTGAGAAAAGCAGTCCCAGAAATCTTGCAGAGGGTGTCACCAAAAGGCCAGTGTCTGTTGAagttataaaaaatcttaaatggcAAGGTAAAAACAAAGAGCAGATCAGAGAGGGCCAAGTTGGTGATGAAAATGGCAGTCTCGCTCCTCATTTTCATCCGACAACAGAAAACAAAGAGGGACGCACAGTTTGTTATGAGACCCAGGATGAACACGATGCTGTAAACTGCGCCATTCAGATTGTACTTAAAAGAGTCATCAGTGAAACATGTTTGATTGGTGCTGGAGTTTCCCATTCCAATTTCAGGCTGGGCTTCTGGAAGCTGCTGCAGTGGAATTCTGTGGTGTCCATACACTGATCAGGAAGCCTTGGGGGAAGCTGAGGAGGTCAAGTGCCACTTGAACCACCTGCCTGGCAAAAAGGTAACTCCTCTGGGACCTGAATTTTGCAGAAAGATATTTTTCTCCTATATAAGACAAAGTGGAACCAGTTAGCACAGCAACTGATCACCTGGATTTCAAGTACTATTgcaggagagaaaaagataaaattcctATCTACCCAGG
This is a stretch of genomic DNA from Sminthopsis crassicaudata isolate SCR6 chromosome X, ASM4859323v1, whole genome shotgun sequence. It encodes these proteins:
- the LPAR4 gene encoding lysophosphatidic acid receptor 4, translating into MGNSSTNQTCFTDDSFKYNLNGAVYSIVFILGLITNCASLFVFCCRMKMRSETAIFITNLALSDLLFVFTLPFKIFYNFNRHWPFGDTLCKISGTAFLTNIYGSMLFLTCISVDRFLAIVYPFRSRTIRTRRNSAIVCAGVWILVLSGGISASLFSTTNVSNSTTTCFEGFSKRIWKTYLSKITIFIEVVGFIIPLLLNLTCSSLVLRTLRKPATLSQIGTNKEKVLKMIIVHVAIFIVCFVPYNSILFLYALVRSQAITNCSLERFAKTMYPITLCIATLNCCFDPFIYYFTLESFQKSLYINTQIKMESLFKTETPLTAKTSLPAIQEELSEQAMTNGGELMLESNL